One genomic region from Gammaproteobacteria bacterium encodes:
- a CDS encoding LysR family transcriptional regulator: MHLTLQQLRLFESVARLRNFTRAAEELFLTQPAVSIQIKRLEDSVGLPLFEQIGKRIYLTEAGQAMYQAVQDVLGRLETMKDEVLNLQGVIGGPLRISVVTTAKYFMPHLLGAFLQAYPRVEPHLSVTNREKVIQRLTENKDDMVIMGHIPDDLNAETHPFLENTLVVVASPQHPLARSKRIPLQRIAEERLLVRESGSGTRQAVERLFVKQQLEINPYMELGSSEAIKQGVMAGLGISVLSLYSLRLELAGHHVSILDVEGFPLRYHWHAVHLKGKKLSLAARTFLEFILKESSRLLENTTANVKQYSTDAAAKPARGKPRR; encoded by the coding sequence ATGCACCTCACCCTACAACAATTGCGACTCTTCGAATCGGTTGCGCGCCTGCGCAACTTCACGCGCGCGGCCGAGGAACTGTTTCTCACTCAGCCAGCGGTGTCGATCCAGATCAAACGACTCGAAGACAGCGTAGGTCTTCCGTTGTTCGAGCAGATCGGCAAGCGGATTTATCTCACCGAAGCAGGGCAGGCGATGTATCAGGCGGTCCAGGATGTGCTGGGGCGACTCGAGACCATGAAGGATGAGGTGCTGAATCTGCAAGGTGTCATCGGAGGTCCGCTCAGAATCTCGGTAGTCACTACCGCAAAATATTTCATGCCACATCTACTGGGGGCCTTCCTGCAGGCGTACCCACGAGTTGAACCCCATCTGTCGGTAACCAACCGGGAAAAAGTCATCCAGCGTCTGACGGAAAACAAGGATGACATGGTCATCATGGGCCACATCCCCGACGATCTGAATGCCGAGACGCACCCGTTCCTGGAAAACACGTTGGTGGTGGTCGCCAGCCCCCAGCATCCGCTCGCACGCAGCAAACGCATTCCCCTGCAACGCATCGCGGAGGAACGGCTGCTGGTGCGCGAATCCGGATCGGGCACGCGGCAGGCCGTAGAGCGCTTATTCGTAAAGCAACAGCTGGAGATCAATCCCTACATGGAACTCGGCAGCAGCGAGGCAATCAAGCAGGGCGTCATGGCGGGCTTGGGGATATCGGTGCTGTCGCTCTACAGCCTGCGTCTGGAACTGGCGGGGCACCATGTGTCGATTCTGGACGTCGAAGGATTCCCCCTCCGCTATCACTGGCATGCCGTGCATCTCAAAGGCAAAAAGCTGTCGCTCGCCGCCAGGACGTTTCTTGAATTCATTCTCAAGGAAAGCAGCCGCCTGTTGGAAAACACGACGGCCAATGTAAAACAATACAGCACGGACGCCGCCGCTAAGCCGGCACGCGGCAAGCCACGACGCTAA
- the panB gene encoding 3-methyl-2-oxobutanoate hydroxymethyltransferase has translation MSKQQAPVTLTRLRQMKAAAEKFACLTAYDASFSRILDECGVDVILVGDSLGMVIQGQDTTVPVTMDDMIYHSRAVARGCHHALLMVDMPFMASATVEQAFINAARLMQEGGAQIIKLEGSGMQLELVRELALRGIPVCAHLGLQPQVVHKLGGYKVQGREAAAAQAMLESAIALEQVGADMLLLECVPAALATKITQAVSVPVIGIGAGVNCDGQVLVLYDVLGISPKTPRFAQNFLEAGTIRGAVTAFVDAVHAGKFPDSAHTFE, from the coding sequence ATGTCTAAACAGCAGGCGCCAGTAACGTTAACCCGTTTGCGGCAGATGAAGGCCGCAGCTGAGAAGTTCGCTTGCCTGACCGCCTATGATGCCAGTTTCAGCCGCATCCTCGACGAGTGTGGTGTCGATGTGATTCTGGTCGGCGATTCGCTGGGGATGGTGATTCAGGGACAGGACACCACTGTGCCGGTGACCATGGACGACATGATCTATCACAGTCGCGCCGTGGCGCGTGGTTGCCATCATGCGTTGCTGATGGTGGATATGCCATTCATGGCCAGCGCTACTGTCGAACAAGCGTTCATCAATGCCGCGCGCTTGATGCAAGAGGGCGGCGCCCAGATTATCAAGCTCGAAGGCAGCGGTATGCAGCTGGAATTGGTGCGTGAATTGGCACTGCGTGGTATTCCAGTGTGCGCGCATCTTGGTTTGCAGCCACAGGTAGTCCACAAACTTGGCGGCTACAAAGTGCAAGGCCGCGAGGCTGCCGCTGCTCAGGCAATGCTCGAGAGTGCCATTGCGTTGGAGCAGGTGGGGGCGGATATGCTGCTGCTGGAATGCGTGCCCGCCGCGCTGGCGACAAAGATTACACAAGCGGTATCGGTACCGGTGATCGGTATTGGTGCCGGTGTCAATTGCGATGGTCAAGTGCTGGTGCTTTACGATGTGCTCGGCATTTCACCCAAGACGCCGCGTTTTGCCCAAAACTTTCTCGAAGCAGGCACTATCCGCGGCGCCGTCACTGCGTTTGTGGATGCCGTGCATGCGGGTAAGTTTCCGGATAGCGCGCATACGTTTGAATAA
- a CDS encoding deoxynucleoside kinase yields the protein MKVDRPGYIVVEGPIGVGKTSLAQRLAASFNTELMLEEPEDNPFLERFYKDPRHAALPAQLFFLFQRVNQLRELQQGDLFQPVRVADFLIEKDRLFAQITLNDDEFALYEQAYQLLAVQAPPPDLVIYLQAPVPVLLDRISRRNRHYEAHIDSTYLQRLVDAYARFFYHYAASPLLIVNAAEIDLVNNEMDYNALLEQVAKTRSGRHYFNPLPFDDR from the coding sequence GTGAAGGTGGATAGACCGGGCTATATCGTAGTGGAAGGGCCGATCGGCGTCGGCAAGACCAGTCTGGCGCAGCGGCTGGCGGCCTCGTTCAATACTGAGCTGATGTTGGAAGAACCGGAAGACAATCCATTCCTTGAACGTTTCTACAAAGATCCGCGTCACGCCGCCTTGCCGGCGCAGTTATTTTTTCTGTTTCAGCGCGTGAATCAATTACGCGAACTGCAACAGGGCGATTTGTTTCAACCGGTACGGGTCGCCGATTTTCTGATCGAAAAAGATCGGCTCTTTGCGCAAATCACGCTCAACGATGATGAATTCGCGCTCTATGAGCAGGCATACCAATTATTGGCGGTACAGGCGCCACCACCGGATCTGGTGATTTATCTGCAAGCCCCGGTGCCGGTGCTGTTGGATCGTATTAGCCGCCGCAATCGTCATTATGAGGCACATATCGACAGCACCTATTTGCAACGTCTGGTCGATGCCTATGCCCGTTTCTTTTATCACTATGCCGCGTCGCCATTGTTGATCGTCAACGCCGCTGAGATCGATCTCGTCAATAACGAAATGGACTACAATGCGTTGTTAGAACAAGTGGCCAAGACGCGTAGCGGCCGTCATTACTTCAATCCTTTGCCTTTTGACGACAGATAA
- the folK gene encoding 2-amino-4-hydroxy-6-hydroxymethyldihydropteridine diphosphokinase, with protein MPVNKEVVAYIGLGSNLDNPERHLSQACVDLANIPATQLQQVSSLYRSVPLGPPQPDYINAVAALITRLSPQDLLANLQAIEQRHGRVREQHWGPRTLDLDLLLYGDQVITTPDLTVPHTGLLERNFVLIPLFEIAPKLQLPDNQSLETLAVACPREGLERLVIEE; from the coding sequence ATGCCAGTGAATAAAGAAGTCGTGGCCTACATTGGCCTCGGCAGCAATCTTGACAATCCCGAGCGTCATTTGAGTCAAGCCTGTGTTGATCTGGCCAATATTCCGGCAACACAACTGCAGCAAGTTTCCAGTTTGTATCGCAGCGTGCCGCTGGGACCGCCACAGCCAGATTATATCAATGCGGTAGCGGCATTGATCACGCGCCTGAGTCCGCAGGACTTGCTCGCGAATTTGCAGGCAATAGAACAACGCCATGGTCGAGTGCGCGAGCAACATTGGGGCCCACGAACCCTGGATCTTGATTTGTTGCTGTATGGTGATCAGGTGATCACGACCCCGGACCTGACCGTGCCCCACACCGGGCTGCTGGAACGAAATTTTGTCCTGATCCCGCTATTTGAAATTGCACCCAAGCTCCAGTTGCCGGACAATCAAAGTCTGGAGACCCTGGCGGTGGCCTGTCCCCGCGAAGGTCTGGAGCGGTTGGTAATTGAGGAATGA
- the pcnB gene encoding polynucleotide adenylyltransferase PcnB has product MDSGKQQMQSGTGADPRVIARAEHNISRANISEPALKVLYRLRNAGYEGYLVGGSVRDMLLGREPKDFDIATNAHPEQVQALFRNCRLIGRRFRLAHVLFGREVIEVATFRGRGIDDAQDGGLEVEEDGRILRDNVYGTLEEDAWRRDFTVNALYYNIENFSVVDYTGGMNDLEAGVLRMIGDPLQRYREDAVRMLRAVRFAAKIGFRIDADSEKAIYELGHLLSNIPSARLFDEVLKLFLGGCAVQTFELLRHYHLFEHLFPQTEVSLAQEEQNFPLTLVLRALANTDSRIAEGKPVTPAFLYAALLWEPVRMEMQRRMESGEDELPALTSAAYFVIEQQLAATALPRRFSTPMVEIWQLQPRLINRSGRRAYRLLEHPRFRAAYDFLLLRVDAGEAEQSLADWWTEFQVADESRRQMMIDECSSGGPRARRGGRRRSGRKNTAKKHASE; this is encoded by the coding sequence ATGGATTCAGGGAAGCAGCAGATGCAGTCAGGGACGGGCGCTGATCCGCGCGTTATCGCACGTGCGGAGCATAATATTTCGCGCGCCAATATCAGCGAGCCAGCACTCAAGGTTTTATACCGGCTGCGGAATGCCGGTTATGAAGGCTATCTGGTCGGCGGCAGTGTGCGCGATATGTTGCTTGGTCGTGAACCCAAAGATTTTGATATCGCCACCAATGCCCATCCAGAACAAGTTCAAGCGCTATTTCGCAATTGTCGTCTGATCGGACGGCGTTTTCGCCTGGCCCACGTGTTGTTCGGGCGTGAAGTCATCGAGGTCGCCACCTTTCGTGGCCGTGGCATTGATGATGCGCAGGACGGCGGTTTGGAAGTCGAAGAAGACGGCCGTATTCTGCGCGATAACGTCTATGGCACCCTGGAAGAAGATGCCTGGCGCCGCGATTTCACTGTCAACGCACTGTATTACAACATCGAGAATTTTTCGGTCGTTGATTACACCGGTGGCATGAATGATTTGGAAGCCGGTGTATTGCGCATGATCGGGGACCCCTTGCAGCGTTATCGTGAAGACGCGGTGCGTATGTTGCGTGCCGTGCGGTTTGCCGCCAAAATCGGTTTTCGCATCGACGCCGATTCTGAGAAGGCGATTTATGAGCTGGGACATTTACTGAGTAATATTCCCTCTGCCCGTCTGTTCGATGAAGTGCTCAAACTTTTCCTGGGCGGTTGTGCGGTGCAAACATTCGAGTTGTTGCGCCATTATCACTTGTTCGAACACCTCTTCCCGCAGACCGAAGTCAGCCTGGCGCAGGAAGAACAAAATTTCCCTTTGACGTTAGTATTGCGGGCGCTTGCCAATACCGATAGCCGTATCGCGGAAGGCAAACCAGTCACCCCCGCATTTTTGTATGCCGCATTATTGTGGGAACCAGTGCGCATGGAAATGCAGCGGCGCATGGAATCGGGTGAAGATGAATTGCCGGCCTTAACCTCCGCTGCGTATTTTGTGATCGAACAACAACTGGCTGCGACTGCGCTACCGCGCCGCTTTAGCACGCCAATGGTAGAGATCTGGCAGTTACAGCCACGCCTGATCAATCGTAGCGGGCGCCGCGCCTATCGTTTACTGGAACATCCACGTTTTCGCGCGGCTTATGATTTCCTGTTGTTGCGCGTGGATGCAGGTGAGGCGGAACAATCACTGGCGGATTGGTGGACTGAATTTCAGGTTGCGGATGAATCACGGCGTCAGATGATGATTGATGAATGTTCATCGGGCGGACCTCGTGCCCGGCGCGGTGGCCGGCGTCGTAGTGGTCGCAAGAACACTGCCAAGAAACATGCCAGTGAATAA